One stretch of Nicotiana tabacum cultivar K326 chromosome 18, ASM71507v2, whole genome shotgun sequence DNA includes these proteins:
- the LOC107809118 gene encoding serine/threonine-protein kinase SZE1-like, translating into MKIKADRKNRLFAYFAIGAWFHSSVPVSCKTFTPTSTDTDSYRSTILFFLLWFENAASNFSIEPVIVGGVRLCSYSELQKITDFKYENILRKTLSGRLFHGIIGERSEKRRAFVKTWDLLLPMQDGHAQLLPKFCDEIELFTDEKANTHQNLVKLCMFCCYKRLAAVYECDEKFTRLLSNVLLDDEFRWDDWIKVATQLADLLAFLHEKGTAVGCVTASCIMIDEEMNIKVFDFGYVSCHVNEDSKIPVEYLVGREAPEAGTRTMKSDVYIFGLLLLELITKKEFEYSFLHAAKRGKINLVDECFKEVPPATASAITLLTYNCTDLDPLKRPKMKHVVDVLRALKMPARGEKRKREDEVEMATALLS; encoded by the exons ATGAAAATAAAGGCTGACAGGAAGAATCGCCTTTTTGCGTACTTTGCCATAGGTGCTTGGTTTCATTCTTCCGTACCTGTTTCATGCAAAACCTTCACTCCTACCAGCACGGATACTGATAGCTACAGATCCACGAtattattctttcttctctggTTCGAAAATGCAGCTTCTAACTTCTCAATTGAGCCAGTGATAGTTGGTGGAGTGAGACTTTGCAGCTACTCCGAGTTGCAAAAAATTACTGATTTCAAGTATGAGAATATTCTTCGGAAGACTCTTTCAGGAAGATTGTTCCATGGCATCATTGGTGAAAGATCTGAAAAACGGCGTGCTTTTGTAAAGACATGGGATCTTCTCCTTCCTATGCAAGATGGACATGCTCAACTTCTACCTAAATTTTGT GATGAGATCGAGTTATTCACAGATGAAAAAGCAAATACGCATCAAAATTTGGTGAAATTGTGTATGTTCTGTTGTTACAAAAGGCTTGCAGCTGTGTATGAGTGTGATGAAAAATTTACCAGACTCTTGTCTAATGTACTTCTGGATG ATGAATTTCGGTGGGATGACTGGATAAAAGTGGCAACTCAACTTGCAGATCTCTTGGCATTCTTGCATGAGAAGGGAACTGCGGTTGGCTGTGTTACTGCATCATGCATTATGATAGATGAG GAAATGAATATAAAAGTATTTGACTTTGGTTACGTTTCTTGTCATGTGAACGAGGACTCTAAAATTCCTGTTGAGTATCTTGTCGGCAGGGAAGCTCCAGAGGCAG GTACGCGGACTATGAAATCTGATGTTTATATATTTGGTCTTCTTCTGTTGGAACTGATAACCAAAAAAGAGTTTGAATATTCATTTTTACATGCGGCTAAACGTGGTAAAATAAATTTGGTTGATGAATGCTTCAAAGAAGTTCCTCCTGCAACTGCATCTGCGATCACACTCCTGACATACAACTGCACGGATCTCGATCCACTCAAAAGGCCAAAGATGAAGCATGTTGTGGATGTTTTGAGAGCACTGAAGATGCCAGCGAGGGGGGAGAAGAGAAAAAGGGAAGATGAGGTAGAGATGGCAACTGCCCTCTTGTCTTAG
- the LOC142172401 gene encoding uncharacterized protein LOC142172401: MWTTTTQCISEAAIEVLGVSKGYSGGYKGDWWWNREVQVKVKTKKAAYLKLVESVDEEEKRANMEQYKLAKKEAKLAVMAAKTAAFSRLYEELDGRGGNKRLFRLAKAQERKARDLDQVDGEIDEYVTHRIGEG; the protein is encoded by the exons ATGTGGACCACGACTACGCAGTGCATTAGCGAAGCCGCGATagaggtattaggggtctcaaAAGGTTACTCTGGTGGTTACaagggagactggtggtggaatagAGAGGTGCAAGTAAAAGTGAAAACCAAGAAAGCGGCGTATCTGAAGTTAGTGGAAAGTgtagacgaggaggagaagagggcgAATATGGAGCAATATAAGTTGGCTAAAAAAGAGGCAAAGCTAGCAGTTATGGCAGCCAAAACTGCTGCTTTTagtcgtttgtatgaggaactcgaTGGCCGAGGTGGGAATAAGAGgttgttcaggttagccaaggcgCAAGAAAGAAAGGCtcgtgacttggaccaa gtggatggggagattgatgaatatgtcacacatcgtattggggagGGATga
- the LOC142172400 gene encoding uncharacterized protein LOC142172400, with amino-acid sequence MELPWLVGEDFNVVLHEDEKIGGLQVHPPEYENFAFCVNFCGLFEQGYKGSLFTWWNERSNSECIFKRLDWIFVNLPFQNMLPTIEVAHLIRTGSDHAPLLMTCGIQTTNFVKPFRFLNFWTKHATFMDVVRQNWEANFIGDPFLMFKQNIKRVKAALSKWSRVTFGDIFKQLAILEEIVMVKEMLFEEEPITENRIVLQKAQSELKKYLSIDEQYWKQKVGMTWFAEGDKNTNFFHNHVNGKRKKLQLKRIKSGSGVWIEDQEKLATAAVDFYQKQFTNEGDASEFSLLDNVPSMVTMDQNFELSRLLTI; translated from the coding sequence ATGGAATTACCATGGTTGGTAGGAGAGGATTTCAATGTGGTATTGCATGAAGATGAGAAAATAGGGGGACTTCAAGTACACCCTCCTGAATATGAGAATTTTGCATTTTGTGTAAACTTTTGTGGTTTGTTTGAGCAAGGGTACAAAGGAAGTctatttacatggtggaatgagAGATCCAATTCTGAGTGTATATTCAAGAGATTGGAttggatttttgtgaatttgccaTTTCAGAACATGTTGCCAACTATTGAAGTTGCACATCTAATCAGAACTGGATCAGATCATGCACCATTGCTAATGACATGTGGGATACAGACAACCAATTTTGTCAAGCCCTTTAGGTTCTTGAACTTTTGGACAAAGCATGCTACATTTATGGATGTGGTGAGGCAGAATTGGGAAGCTAATTTCATAGGGGATCCGTTTTTGATGTTCAAGCAGAATATCAAGAGGGTGAAGGCAGCACTTTCAAAATGGAGTAGGGTAACATTTGGTGATATCTTCAAGCAATTGGCTATTTTGGAGGAAATTGTTATGGTGAAGGAGATGTTGTTTGAAGAAGAGCCTATAACTGAGAATAGGATTGTGCTTCAAAAGGCTCAATCTGAATTGAAGAAATACTTGAGTATTGATGAGCAGTATTGGAAGCAAAAAGTTGGGATGACTTGGTTTGCTGAAGGAGATAAGAATACAAATTTCTTTCACAATCATGTTAATGGCAAAAGAAAGAAATTGCAACTGAAGAGGATCAAAAGTGGCAGTGGGGTATGGATTGAAGACCAGGAGAAATTGGCTACAGCTGCAGTGGACTTCTATCAAAAACAGTTCACAAATGAAGGTGATGCTTCTGAATTTTCCTTGCTCGATAATGTACCTTCAATGGTCACTATGGATCAGAATTTTGAACTTAGCAGATTGCTAACAATTTAA